In the Streptomyces spororaveus genome, GTCGTCCGCGACCCGTCGGGCGAGGTCGCCGTACCGCTCGATGCCGAGCAGGTCGCGGAACCGGACCAGCACGCTGCCGACGCCGGCGCCTCCGTGGATCCAGTACGGGTACACGACGGGGTCGTCCCGGACCCGCTGCCACTGCAGGCCGAGACCGCTCTCGCTCGCATGGGCCAGATCGAACTCCAGGGCGCGGACGGCGTAGGACCGGAAGCGGGCGTCGCCGGTCACCAGGTGCAGGTGGAGGAGGAAGAGGGCGATGCCGCTCGCTCCGTGGCCGTATCCGTAGTGCACGCTCGCGTCGCGGGCGGACGGCCAGTAGCAGGTGTCGCCCTCCTGCCGAGCGGTTCTGAGCAGTTCGTCCCCCGCCTGCACGGCACGGTCGAGGTAGACCTGCTTCCCCGTCCTCGCGTGGAAGCGCAGGGAGGCCAGTCCCCACCCGGCGATCCCGAGGAGCATGCCCGGTTCGTCGTACAGGAGCGGGGACGTGTGGAGCATCGCCATCACGGCCTCGCCCCTGTCCTCCCAGCCGAGATCGTGGAAGGCCCAGGCGATGCCGGCCAGCCCCACGTACAGCCCGGGCGGATAGGTGTCCGTGCCGAGGGGCCGCGACAGCATCCAGGAGGCCACCTCGGCGGGCAGTGCGGCGGCGCCGGACCCCTGGGCGCCCGCCGCGGAGCGGAGCAACAGGGCGGGGCCGCAGGCGCCGTAGGCCACGCTGAGCGGGTTCGTCGTGAAGACCGTGTAGTCGGCGGGCCAGAGGCGGTCGGTGCGCCGGACGTTGTGGGTGCGGAGCAGGGTGTCGGCGATGCCGCCGAGGGTCCGCCGTACTTCGGCGTCCGGGTGGGCCGGGGGACTGCCTCCGGCCGTGAGGGTGTCGTTCGTCAGGGGCTGCATGGGCGTCACCCGTCCTCCCAGTCCGCGAGCAGGGCCTTCGCCTCGTCCACCCTGCCGTCGGTCAGGCACGACACGACGGACCTCACCCGGACGGGGACACCCAGGGCGACGAGTTCGTCGAGGAAGAGGTCCTTCGCCAGGGGGTTGAGGGCGAAGAACGCGGTGGCGGGCACGACGCCGCTGTAGAGGAGCATGGCCGCGGCGTACCAGTCGTCGCAGGGGAGCAGCCTGTCGCGGGCGGCGCGGTCCGGGTGGATGAATCCGGGGGTGCCCCAGCGCGTGCCGTAGGCCAGCAGCGCCGCCTCGTCGTCCGCGTGGACCGCGCTCTCGAAGTCGATGAACCGCATCCGGAGCGTCTCGGTGTCGATCAGGATGTTGTTCGGCGACAGGTCGCCGAGGACCACTCCGCGTGCGTGCACCTCCTCGATCATGCGGATCAGGCGGCCGGCGACCTCCCGGAAACGGGGGACGAAACGTTCCACCCGCCCTTCCCGGCGGATGTACGGCGCGAGGATGACGTCGTCCTGTGCCCAGAAGTCGTGGAAGGCGATGCCTTCCACACGCTCCTCGACCAGGAAGGTGTGCTCCCATTCCCGGAAGAGGTCGACCGGCCGCGGTACGAAGTCCAGGCCTTCCAGCCGCCGCAGTACGGCGTACTCGTGGCGCAGCATGTCGACGGAGTCGACCGTACGGTCCCCGGCCGTCCAGCAGTTGGTGAGACGCCGGGCCTCCTTCACGACGACGGGCCCGCCCGTGACGTCGTCCGTGCCGTGGTAGACGCCGCCGGCGTTGGAGAACGTCAGGGCGCCCTCGATGCGGTAGCGGCCGTTCAGGAGGGGGGCCGCCGGTTCTCCGGCGGACCGCGCCGCGGGGTCCTGCGCCGGTTCCCCGGCGAAGGGGTCGCGGACCCAGGAGGGCAGCCGGAAGCAGGGCAGCCGCTCGTCGGCCACGTACGCGCCGTCGGGGGCGACCAGGAAGGTGCTCTGCGTGCCGTCGATGTTGAGCCGCCGCGGCGGCCGGAAGCCCCCGTACCGGTAGAAGAGGACCTTGCTGTCCCGGTAGCGGCGGTCCGACAGGACGTACGGTCCCTCGACCGCCTCGTCGGCCGTTCGCCGGTACAGGGTCTCGATCAGCCCGACGAAGACGTCCTCGTCGGGCGGGTAGATCGTCATGAACTTGCCCGAGAAGCCGCGTTCCTGGGTCTTGGAGTTGATCACGCCCAGCATCACCGGGTCGGCGGCCGCCTTGAACTCCACGCCGTTCTCCACGCAGACGGGTACGACGAGATCGAACAGCCGGAAGGTGTGCGCGGGGGCGGAGGAGACGTGGATCTTGAAGCCCTGGGTGGGCGGCGGGGCCGTCCGCGGGTCGGCTCCCGCGGCCATCCGGGCGTGCAGCCAGACGTCACCGCGTTCCAGGGCCCAGGTGTCCGGCAGCAGCCGTCGCAGGGCGTCGCGGTACTCAGGGGTGATGGCCCGGCGGGACAGCGGTTCGTAGTGCAGGGTGTCGACGAGACCGAAGAGGTGGTGGGCGGCCATCGCCGCCTGGCGTTCCACGGGTGCTCATCCGCCGGGGCGGGGAAGGCGGCCCCGGCGGACGTGCGGTCCTTCCGGAATCACATCTCCACCGTTGCGTGGGGGCCGCAGGCCACGCTGTAGGTGCTGCAGCCGACCGACTGGGTGCTGTGGAAGCCGGCGATCGCGGCGCCGCCACCCTGGCCGGCCCGCAGCTCCTGCAGGCCCAGCACGCGATCCACGTCGGCGACGGCCCGTTCCAGGTTCGCCCTCGCGGTCACCGCTCCGGGCGAGACGTTCTTCTTCCTGCCTTGCTTGCCGGCCATGAGCTCCTCCTGTCGCTGGAAACGTGCTGCCAGGTAAACGGCATCCCGGGTGCGCTGCCCGTGGACGGCGCGTCCCCGCCCCTGCCGGGGCCGCCGCCCGACGAACCCGACCTGCGTAAACGCCGGCCCCGTCGCCCCGGGGGTGATGTAAGCCGAACGGGTGAGTCCCCCTGAGTTAAATGTCCAAATTTGATGCGTTTTCGCGCGTGAAGCGGGCCACTCTCCGCAACGTTTTGCGCATGGGTTTGGAGGGTCGGGGCAGGCGGCCGGATCACGTCGGTCTGACCGACAGGGGGACTCGAAGCACGAAAGGCAATACGTACCGTGACGGCAGCACAACAGACCATCCACGTGGGCGGAGAGTGGCGCGCAGCCCTGTCCGGGGCCACGCGCCAGATCATCGACCCCGTCGACGCGACCCCTTTCGAGGTCGTGGCGGAGGGCGGTGCCCTCGACACCGACGACGCCGTGGCCGCCGCGCGAGCCGCGTTCGACCACGGCGCCTGGCCGCGCACGCCCGTCGTCGAGCGTGCCGCCCTGCTGCGGCGGGTCGCCGGCCTCCTGGAGCGCGACCGCGAGCGGATCGGCGCCCTGGAGAGCCGGGACGCGGGCAAGACGCTGGAGGAGGGCCGCGTCGACGTCGACTGCGTCCGCGACGCCTTCCGCTACTTCGCCGACCTCGTGGAGAACGAGAGCGGCGGCCGGGCCGTCGACGCCGGCTCCGAAGAGATCCGCAGCGTCGTCGTGCAGGAGCCGGTCGGGGTCTGCGCCCTGATCACGCCGTGGAACTATCCGCTGCTCCAGGCCAGCTGGAAGATCGCACCCGCGCTCGCCGCCGGCAACACCTTCGTGATCAAGCCCAGCGAGATCACCCCGCTCACCACCGTCGTACTGATCGAGCTGCTCCTGGAGGCCGGGCTCCCGCTCGGCGCGGCCAACATCGTGACCGGCCCCGGCGACACCGTCGGCGCCCGGCTCGCCGAGCACCCCGACGTGGACCTCATCTCCTTCACCGGCGGCCTGGTCAGCGGCACCAAGGTCGCCCGGGCGGCCGCCGACAGCGTGAAGAAGGTCGCCCTCGAACTCGGCGGCAAGAACCCCAATGTCGTCTTCGCCGACGCGTGCCTGACGTCCGACGGTTTCGACACCGCCGTCGACCAGGCCCTCAACGCCGCCTTCATCCACAGCGGCCAGGTCTGCTCCGCCGGCTCCCGGCTGATCATCGAGGAGCCGCTGCGCGACCGCTTCGTCGCCGAACTGGCCCGCCGGGCCGACCTGATCCGGCTCGGACGCGGCACCGACGCGGGTGTCGAGTGCGGTCCGCTGGTCTCCGCGGCCCAGCTGGCCCGGACCGAGGCCTACGTGGCCTCCGCCCTCGCCGAGGGAGCGGTCCTGCGCGCGGGCGGCGGGAAGCCGGACGGTCCCGGCTACTTCTTCCGCCCCACGGTCCTCGACCGCTGCCACCGCGGCATGCGCGTCGTCCGCGAAGAGGTCTTCGGCCCCGTGCTCACCGTGGAGACCTTCCGCACGGAGGAGGAGGCCGTCGCCCTCGCCAACGACACCGAGTACGGCCTCGCCGGAGCGGTGTGGACCTCCGACGGACAACGGGCCCGGCGGGTCGCCGGCCTGCTGCGCCACGGCACCGTCTGGATCAACGACTTCCACCCCTACCTGCCCCAGGCGGAATGGGGCGGCTTCGGGAAGTCCGGCATCGGCCGTGAACTGGGCCCCGGCGGACTCGCCGAATACCGCGAGGCCAAGCACATCTACCAGAACCTCGCTCCGCGCCCCGTGCGCTGGTTCGCGGGCACGACGGCGAAGGGCCGGGCATGAACGACCAGCACGTGTACGACTACGTCGTCGTCGGCGGCGGCACCGCCGGCTCCGTGATCGCCTCCCGGCTGACCGAGGACCCGGACGTCAGCGTCGCCGTCATCGAGGGCGGCCCCAGCGACGTCGGCCGCGACGACGTCCTCACCCTGCGCCGCTGGATGGGCCTGCTCGGCGGGGAACTCGACTACGACTACCCCACCACCGAGCAGCCCCGCGGCAACTCGCACATCCGCCACAGCCGTGCGCGGGTGCTGGGCGGCTGTTCCTCGCACAACACCCTCATCGCCTTCAAGCCGCTTCCCTCCGACTGGGACGAGTGGGCCGGGGCCGGGGCCGACGGGTGGGACGCGAAGGCGATGGATCCCTACTTCGCCCGCCTGCGCAACAACATCGTCCCCGTCGACGAGAAGGACCGGAACGCCATCGCCCGGGACTTCGTGGACGCGGCGCAGACCGCGCTCGGCGTGCCGCGCGTCGAGGGCTTCAACCGGCGCCCCTTCGACGAAGGGGCCGGCTTCTTCGACCTCGCCTACCACCCGGAGGACAACAAGCGGTCGTCCGCCTCGGTCGCCTACCTGCACCCGTTCCTGGACCGGCCGAACCTGCACATCGCCCTGGAGACCTGGGCGTTCCGGCTGGAACTGGAGGGCACCCGCGCCACCGGCGTGCACATCCGCACCAAGGAGGGCGCGGAGCACGTCGTACGTGCCCGGCGCGAGGTCCTGGTGTGCGCCGGGGCCGTGGACACCCCGCGCCTCCTCCTGCACTCCGGCATCGGGCCGCGCGCCGACCTGGAGAAGCTCGGCATCCCCGTCGTGCACGACCTGCCGGGCGTCGGGGAGAACCTGCTCGACCACCCCGAGTCGGTCATCGTGTGGGAGACGCACGGGCCGATCCCGGAGAACTCCGCGATGGACTCCGACGCCGGGCTGTTCGTCCGCCGGGACCCGGCCTCCGAGGGCCCGGACCTGATGTTCCACTTCTACCAGATCCCCTTCACCGACAACCCCGAGCGCCTGGGCTACGAACGGCCCGCGCACGGCGTGTCGATGACCCCGAACATCCCCAAGCCGCGCAGCCGCGGCCGGCTCTACCTGACCAGCGCCGACCCCCGGGTCAAGCCCGCACTCGACTTCCGGTACTTCACCGACGAGGACGACTACGACGGCCGGACCCTCGTCGACGGCATCCGCATCGCCCGGCGGATCGCGGCGAGCGAACCGCTGGCCGGCTGGCTCAAGCGCGAGGTGTGCCCGGGCCCCGAGGTGACCTCCGACGAGGAACTCAGCGCCTACGCACGCCAGGTCGCGCACACCGTCTACCACCCGGCCGGCACCTGCCGGATGGGAGCCGCCGACGACGAACTCGCCGTCGTCGCACCCGACCTGAGGATCCGGGGCCTCGACGGCATCCGGATCGCCGACGCGTCCGTCTTCCCCACCATGACCGCCGTCAACCCCATGATCGGCGTGCTCATGGTCGGCGAGAAATGCGCCGATCTGCTGGGAGGAACCACCCGATGAACACTCCGCCGCACACCACGATTCCGCCGCAGCCCGCTGCGCAGAGCCTCTTCTCCGTACGCGACCTGTGGAAGGTCTTCGGCCCGAAGGCCGACCGCGTGCCCGCCGACCGGGAGCTCGCCCTCCTCGACGCCGCCGAGCTGCGCGAACGCACCGGCTGCACCGCCGCCGTCCGCGACGTCTCCTTCGACGTCCGCAAGGGCGAGGTCTTCGTCGTCATGGGCCTGTCGGGCTCGGGCAAGTCCACGCTCGTACGCTGCCTCACCCGGCTCATCGAACCGACCTCCGGCACGATCTCCATCGACGGCGAGGACGTGCTGTCCATGGACACCGGCCGGCTCCGCGAGCTGCGCCGGCACCGGGCCGCCATGGTCTTCCAGCACTTCGGGCTGCTCCCGCACCGGACGGTGCTGGACAACGTCGCCTACGGGCTGGAGATCCAGGGCGTGGGACGCGGCGAACGGCGCGAGCGAGCGGCGGAGTTCGTCACCAAGGTCGGCCTGGACGGCATGGAGCACCGCAGGCCGAGCCAGTTGTCCGGCGGCCAGCAGCAGCGCGTGGGCCTCGCCCGCGCCCTCGCCGTGGACCCCGAGGTCCTCCTGTTCGACGAGCCGTTCAGCGCCCTGGACCCCCTCATCCGCCGCGACATGCAGGAGGAGGTCGTGCGCCTGCACCAGGAGGAGGGACGCACGATGGTCTTCATCACCCACGACCTGAGCGAGGCACTGAAGCTCGGCGACCGCATCGCGCTGATGCGCGACGGCCGGATCGTGCAGCTCGGCACCCCCGAGGAGATCGTCGGCGCCCCCGCCGACGACTACGTCAGGGACTTCGTCCGGGACGTGCCGCGCGAGCAGGTGCTGACCGTGCGCTCGGCGATGCGCCCCGCGCGCGCCGAGGAGTCCGAGACCGGCCCCGCGCTCGCGCCGAGCGCCACCGTCCACGAGGCCATCGAGGCCGTCGCCCGGACGGGCGAGAACGCACGGGTCGTCGAGGACGGCCGGTGCCTGGGCGTGGTCGACCACGCGGGACTCCTCGGAGTCGTCGCCGGGGTACCGGCCGCCACGGGAAAGGCGGTGGCCTGATGTACTCCCATACGACCTGGCCGCCGCCGTGCGGCACGACCGGCGGCCGCGCCCGTGCCTGTTGTGCCGGTACCGCGCGCGCCACCGCCGGGCGGTGGGGCCGATGACCGCCACCGTCACCCCCGCCCCTCCCAGCCCCACGACCACGCCCGGGCCCACGCCCCCCACCGGCACCGGAACCGGTGTGCTGCGCGCGCTGACGCGCCACCGCGGCCGGCTCGTCGTCGCCTGCGCGGCCGTCGCACTCTTCCTCTGCTCCCTGTTCCTGGGCACCGGCGACTGGCCGGCGTCGCTGTCCGTCGACCTGTCCGGACCGCTGGGGCACGCCAGCGACTGGATCATCGACAACCGCGACGGCCACCCGCTCTTCCTCTACTTCCTCGGACACGTCAGCAACATCGTCGTCGTGTCCGTCCGCGCCGTGTACCTGGTGCTGCTCGCCCTCGGCTGGGCCGGCGTCACCACCGCCGCCGCACTGGTCGCCTGGCGCGTCGCCGGAGTCCGGCTCGCGCTGACCTCCCTCGCCGCCTTCGCCGTGTGCGGGCTGCTCGGCATGTGGGTGCCCACCATGCAGACGCTCGCCCTGATGGTGGTCGCCGTCGCCGCGTCCGTGCTGCTCGGCGGCCTCCTGGGGCTCGCCGCCGGCCTGTCGGACCGTATGCACCGGATCCTGCGGCCCGTGCTGGACACCATGCAGGTGCTGCCGGCCTTCGCGTACCTGCTGCCCGTCGTCCTCGTCTTCGGCATCGGCGTCCCCGCGGCCGTCCTCGCCACCGTCGTCTACGCGGCCCCGCCCATGGCCCGGCTCACCGCGCTCGGGCTGCGCGACGCCGACGCCGGCGTCGTGGAGGCCGCCACCTCCCTCGGCGCCACCGGCAGGCAGCGGCTGCTCACCGCCCGGCTGCCGCTGGCCCGCAAGGAACTGCTGCTCGGCGTCAACCAGTCGATCATGATGGCGCTCGGCATGGCCGTGATCGCGTCCGTCATCGGCGCGGGAGGCCTCGGCGACCGCGTCTACCAGGCGCTGGCCTCCGTCGACGTCGGCGCCGCGCTCGCCGCCGGCGTACCGATCGTGCTGCTCGCCGTCGTCCTGGACCGGGTCACCGCCGCCGCGGGGGAGCGGATCGGCGAAACCCCGGCCGGCCGGTCCGGCCTCGGCTGGGCCGTCGCCGCCGTCGCGACCGCCGCCGTCGCCCTCGCGGGCCGTCTGTCCGACCGGCTCTCCTGGCCCGACGGGTGGACGCTGGACATCGCCGAGCCCGTCAACAAGGCGGTCGACTGGATGACCGCCCACCTGTACTCCGGCGTCCCCGTCGTCGGCGGCACCGCCGACTGGGCCGGGCGCTTCACCACCTGGGTCCTCAACCCCCTGCGCGACGGCCTGCAGTGGCTGCCCTGGTGGGCGGTCCTGCTGACCATCGGCGTACTCGCCCTGCTCATCGGCACCTGGCGCACCGCCGCCACCGCCGTCCTGGCGATGGCCGCGATCGGCGTCCTCGGCGTCTGGGACCCGGCGCTCGACACCCTCTCCCAGGTGCTGGCCGCCGTCGCCGTGACCCTGCTGCTCGGCTTCGCACTCGGTGTAGCGGCGGCCCGCAGCACCCGCCTGGGGCACGCGCTGCGCCCGGTCCTCGACGTCTTCCAGACCATGCCGCAGTTCGTGTACCTGATTCCCGTCGTCGCCCTCTTCGGCGTGGGCCGCGCCCCGGCCGTCGCGGCCGCCGTCGTCTACGCGCTGCCCGCGGTGGTGCGGATCACGGCCCAGGGCGTGCGCGCGGTGGACGCGGCCGCGCTGGAGTCCTCGCGCTCGATGGGCGCGACCGGGCGGCAGCAGCTCTTCCAGGTCCAGCTGCCCCTGGCCCGGCCGGCGCTGCTGCTGGCCGTCAACCAGGGCGTGGTGCTGGTCCTCGCCGTGGTCGTCATCGGCGGCCTCGTGGGCGGCGGGGCGCTCGGCTACGACGCCGTCTTCGGCCTCGCCCAGGGCGACCTGGCGACCGGTCTGGTCGCCGGCGCGGCGATCGTCTGCCTCGGCCTGGTGCTCGACCGCGTCACCCAGCCGACACGACGCCACGACCTCGCCGGAAAGGGGGCCTGACATGGCTCGCACACGACGCACACCCCTCGCCGCACTCGCGGCCGCGACCGCCGTCGCCCTGACGGCCCTCACCGGCTGCGGCGCCGCCGACATGACCCGCCAGGCCTCCCCCTACGCCGACGCGAAGGGCTCCCGCACCGTGACGCTGTCCGTGCAGTCGTGGGTCGGCGCGCAGGCCAACGTCGCGGTCGCCCAGTACCTGCTGGAGCACGAGCTCGGCTACCGCGTGGACACCGTCCAGATCGACGAGGTGCCCGCCTGGGACGCGCTCAGCCAGGGCCGCGTGGACGCCATCCTGGAGGACTGGGGCCACCCGGAGCAGGAGAAGCGGTACGTCGAGGACAAGGCGACGATCGCGCGGGGCGGCGACCTCGGGGTGACCGGCCACATCGGCTGGTTCGTGCCGACGTACTTCGCCGAGGAACACCCGGACGTCACCGACTGGAAGAACCTGAACAAGTACGCCGACCAGTTCCGCACCGCGGAGAGCGGCGGCAAGGGCCAGCTGCTGGACGGCTCCCCGTCCTACGTGACGAACGACAAGGCACTCGTGAAGAACCTGGACCTCGACTACCAGGTCGTGTTCGCGGGATCCGAAGCTGCACAGATCACCCAGATCAGGCAGTTCGCCAAGGAGAAGAAGCCGTTCCTGAGCTACTGGTACAAGCCCCAGTGGCTGTTCGAGAAGGTCCCGATGACGGAGGTGAAACTGCCCGCCTACGAGGAGGGCTGCGACGCCGATCCGCAGAAGGTGGCCTGCGCGTACCCGCACACGCCGCTGCAGAAGTTCCTCAACGCCCGCTTCGCGTCCCGCGGAGGCGACGCCGCGGCCTTCCTGAAGAAGTTCCGGTGGACGACCGAGATGCAGAACGACGTCGCCCTGATGATCGCCGAGGAGAAGCTGTCGCCACAGGAGGCGGCGGGCCGCTGGGCGAAGGAGAACGAGGCCACCTGGCGGTCATGGCTCCCGTCCTGACACACGGCCTAACGGGAGAGGGCCGCGAGACCGGCGAGCAGGTGGGCGGACTCGGGGTGGAGGAAGTCGGAGTGCGCCCCGGCCGGTGCGAGCCGGGTCGCCCGGCCTCCCCGGAACCGCCAGCCCGCGTCGATGTTGACGATGCGGTGGTCGAGGAGCCCGCGCGTGTACGGCTCGTCGACGGTGAGCAGCCGCGTGGAGTACGGGGCCACCGGTGCGGCGCCCGCCCCGGAGTGGCCGATGCCGGGAGCCCCTTCCGCCCGCAGGTGCCAGAAGCCGGTGGCGCGGTCCCACCGGGAGTGGGTCAGGGCGAGCGGTCCGCGCAGGGGCGCGGCGGGCCGGACGCCGGTCGCGAACAGCTCGGGGAACATGGTGTCGAAGCTGTCGCGCGGCGCCGCCATCTGGAAGACGAGCGCGCTGTCCACCGTGAACGGCCGCCGCGGGTCGACCGGGTGGGACCAGCCGAGCACGCGCGGCTGCTGCGGCGACTCGGCCGCCCACTGGACGGCCTCGCACAGGAACCGCCCCCCGAAGGAATGCCCGAGCAGGTGCATGTACTGCCCGTTGCGGTTCCGCAGCACGGCCGGGTCGCCGGGGTCCGTCCGATGGGTGTCCAGATAGCCCAGCAGGTGCCCCAGGACGTGCGCCGCCTGTCCCGTTCCCGGCGCGCTCATCGCATGGGCACGCTCCCGGATGCGCCGGTAGCCGCGGAGGCCGGGCAGGCTGGAGGACGGCCAGCACACGACCACGCACCACGGGCGGTACCCGCCTTCGAGTCCGGCGTACAGGTCCGGACGCGCGGTGGCCAGCTCCCGGGCCTCGCGCAGCAGCCGGGCCGCACTGCGCACGGCCACATCCGGAGAGGTCTGCCACCCGTGCACGTACAC is a window encoding:
- a CDS encoding lanthionine synthetase C family protein, with amino-acid sequence MQPLTNDTLTAGGSPPAHPDAEVRRTLGGIADTLLRTHNVRRTDRLWPADYTVFTTNPLSVAYGACGPALLLRSAAGAQGSGAAALPAEVASWMLSRPLGTDTYPPGLYVGLAGIAWAFHDLGWEDRGEAVMAMLHTSPLLYDEPGMLLGIAGWGLASLRFHARTGKQVYLDRAVQAGDELLRTARQEGDTCYWPSARDASVHYGYGHGASGIALFLLHLHLVTGDARFRSYAVRALEFDLAHASESGLGLQWQRVRDDPVVYPYWIHGGAGVGSVLVRFRDLLGIERYGDLARRVADDTFVKYTYSPGLFEGMAGIGEFMLDMYSSTGERAYRDRARDIAGTILWFRVENEDGIAFPGRWLNRIAHDYATGSAGIGMFLSRLVTPGRRAFVDLDRP
- a CDS encoding class III lanthionine synthetase LanKC N-terminal domain-containing protein is translated as MERQAAMAAHHLFGLVDTLHYEPLSRRAITPEYRDALRRLLPDTWALERGDVWLHARMAAGADPRTAPPPTQGFKIHVSSAPAHTFRLFDLVVPVCVENGVEFKAAADPVMLGVINSKTQERGFSGKFMTIYPPDEDVFVGLIETLYRRTADEAVEGPYVLSDRRYRDSKVLFYRYGGFRPPRRLNIDGTQSTFLVAPDGAYVADERLPCFRLPSWVRDPFAGEPAQDPAARSAGEPAAPLLNGRYRIEGALTFSNAGGVYHGTDDVTGGPVVVKEARRLTNCWTAGDRTVDSVDMLRHEYAVLRRLEGLDFVPRPVDLFREWEHTFLVEERVEGIAFHDFWAQDDVILAPYIRREGRVERFVPRFREVAGRLIRMIEEVHARGVVLGDLSPNNILIDTETLRMRFIDFESAVHADDEAALLAYGTRWGTPGFIHPDRAARDRLLPCDDWYAAAMLLYSGVVPATAFFALNPLAKDLFLDELVALGVPVRVRSVVSCLTDGRVDEAKALLADWEDG
- a CDS encoding aldehyde dehydrogenase family protein yields the protein MTAAQQTIHVGGEWRAALSGATRQIIDPVDATPFEVVAEGGALDTDDAVAAARAAFDHGAWPRTPVVERAALLRRVAGLLERDRERIGALESRDAGKTLEEGRVDVDCVRDAFRYFADLVENESGGRAVDAGSEEIRSVVVQEPVGVCALITPWNYPLLQASWKIAPALAAGNTFVIKPSEITPLTTVVLIELLLEAGLPLGAANIVTGPGDTVGARLAEHPDVDLISFTGGLVSGTKVARAAADSVKKVALELGGKNPNVVFADACLTSDGFDTAVDQALNAAFIHSGQVCSAGSRLIIEEPLRDRFVAELARRADLIRLGRGTDAGVECGPLVSAAQLARTEAYVASALAEGAVLRAGGGKPDGPGYFFRPTVLDRCHRGMRVVREEVFGPVLTVETFRTEEEAVALANDTEYGLAGAVWTSDGQRARRVAGLLRHGTVWINDFHPYLPQAEWGGFGKSGIGRELGPGGLAEYREAKHIYQNLAPRPVRWFAGTTAKGRA
- a CDS encoding GMC family oxidoreductase, which encodes MNDQHVYDYVVVGGGTAGSVIASRLTEDPDVSVAVIEGGPSDVGRDDVLTLRRWMGLLGGELDYDYPTTEQPRGNSHIRHSRARVLGGCSSHNTLIAFKPLPSDWDEWAGAGADGWDAKAMDPYFARLRNNIVPVDEKDRNAIARDFVDAAQTALGVPRVEGFNRRPFDEGAGFFDLAYHPEDNKRSSASVAYLHPFLDRPNLHIALETWAFRLELEGTRATGVHIRTKEGAEHVVRARREVLVCAGAVDTPRLLLHSGIGPRADLEKLGIPVVHDLPGVGENLLDHPESVIVWETHGPIPENSAMDSDAGLFVRRDPASEGPDLMFHFYQIPFTDNPERLGYERPAHGVSMTPNIPKPRSRGRLYLTSADPRVKPALDFRYFTDEDDYDGRTLVDGIRIARRIAASEPLAGWLKREVCPGPEVTSDEELSAYARQVAHTVYHPAGTCRMGAADDELAVVAPDLRIRGLDGIRIADASVFPTMTAVNPMIGVLMVGEKCADLLGGTTR
- a CDS encoding quaternary amine ABC transporter ATP-binding protein, with protein sequence MNTPPHTTIPPQPAAQSLFSVRDLWKVFGPKADRVPADRELALLDAAELRERTGCTAAVRDVSFDVRKGEVFVVMGLSGSGKSTLVRCLTRLIEPTSGTISIDGEDVLSMDTGRLRELRRHRAAMVFQHFGLLPHRTVLDNVAYGLEIQGVGRGERRERAAEFVTKVGLDGMEHRRPSQLSGGQQQRVGLARALAVDPEVLLFDEPFSALDPLIRRDMQEEVVRLHQEEGRTMVFITHDLSEALKLGDRIALMRDGRIVQLGTPEEIVGAPADDYVRDFVRDVPREQVLTVRSAMRPARAEESETGPALAPSATVHEAIEAVARTGENARVVEDGRCLGVVDHAGLLGVVAGVPAATGKAVA
- a CDS encoding ABC transporter permease produces the protein MTATVTPAPPSPTTTPGPTPPTGTGTGVLRALTRHRGRLVVACAAVALFLCSLFLGTGDWPASLSVDLSGPLGHASDWIIDNRDGHPLFLYFLGHVSNIVVVSVRAVYLVLLALGWAGVTTAAALVAWRVAGVRLALTSLAAFAVCGLLGMWVPTMQTLALMVVAVAASVLLGGLLGLAAGLSDRMHRILRPVLDTMQVLPAFAYLLPVVLVFGIGVPAAVLATVVYAAPPMARLTALGLRDADAGVVEAATSLGATGRQRLLTARLPLARKELLLGVNQSIMMALGMAVIASVIGAGGLGDRVYQALASVDVGAALAAGVPIVLLAVVLDRVTAAAGERIGETPAGRSGLGWAVAAVATAAVALAGRLSDRLSWPDGWTLDIAEPVNKAVDWMTAHLYSGVPVVGGTADWAGRFTTWVLNPLRDGLQWLPWWAVLLTIGVLALLIGTWRTAATAVLAMAAIGVLGVWDPALDTLSQVLAAVAVTLLLGFALGVAAARSTRLGHALRPVLDVFQTMPQFVYLIPVVALFGVGRAPAVAAAVVYALPAVVRITAQGVRAVDAAALESSRSMGATGRQQLFQVQLPLARPALLLAVNQGVVLVLAVVVIGGLVGGGALGYDAVFGLAQGDLATGLVAGAAIVCLGLVLDRVTQPTRRHDLAGKGA
- a CDS encoding ABC transporter substrate-binding protein; protein product: MARTRRTPLAALAAATAVALTALTGCGAADMTRQASPYADAKGSRTVTLSVQSWVGAQANVAVAQYLLEHELGYRVDTVQIDEVPAWDALSQGRVDAILEDWGHPEQEKRYVEDKATIARGGDLGVTGHIGWFVPTYFAEEHPDVTDWKNLNKYADQFRTAESGGKGQLLDGSPSYVTNDKALVKNLDLDYQVVFAGSEAAQITQIRQFAKEKKPFLSYWYKPQWLFEKVPMTEVKLPAYEEGCDADPQKVACAYPHTPLQKFLNARFASRGGDAAAFLKKFRWTTEMQNDVALMIAEEKLSPQEAAGRWAKENEATWRSWLPS